One window of Mesorhizobium sp. PAMC28654 genomic DNA carries:
- a CDS encoding PLP-dependent aminotransferase family protein yields the protein MTNWLPDLTIGSGPLYQRLADAIESDIDKGTIDPGAKLPPQRDLAYDIGATVGTVGRAYQLLRERGLVSGEVGRGTYVLGQRPDGAQPDLLPSNDEGTRYIDAPRDKLRFDSTAAPDIGQGAVVADVLSRTAQDHPHEISSYTRDFPDRWYEAGARWLSRNAFRPAADAIVPTLGTHAAVMGAIAALTTPGDYVAFEHLTYSQISRSAGLIGRRTALVASDEEGVDPDDFERVCAQKHPKMIFLMPTAQNPTLVTLSAERRAAIARVAREYNVVLIEDDLYGNLTDDPTPLLAEYAPEQTIVAGGLSKSVAAGVRGGWLSCPPAYRHRIRVAHKMMTGGMPFLLAEVNARLVLSGQASDIRKGCIAEISARTAIVRETLAGFAFKSHDKVPFVWLTLPDPWLSGTFKNACLEHGVLIDDEDEFKAGRSEQVFHGVRFGVSQPRQRKDIVEGVAVIRRLLDEGRAGYDSFS from the coding sequence ATGACAAATTGGCTTCCCGACCTCACCATTGGCTCCGGCCCGCTCTACCAGCGCCTTGCCGATGCCATCGAGTCCGACATCGACAAGGGCACGATCGACCCGGGAGCAAAATTGCCACCACAACGAGATCTCGCCTACGATATCGGCGCGACCGTCGGCACGGTCGGCAGGGCCTACCAATTGCTCCGCGAGCGCGGGCTGGTGAGTGGAGAGGTCGGACGTGGAACCTATGTGCTGGGACAACGCCCGGACGGCGCCCAACCCGACTTGCTGCCCTCGAACGACGAAGGCACGCGATACATCGATGCGCCCCGCGACAAGTTGCGGTTCGACAGCACGGCGGCGCCGGATATCGGCCAAGGCGCTGTCGTCGCCGACGTCCTGTCGCGCACGGCGCAGGACCATCCGCACGAGATCTCGAGCTACACGCGCGATTTTCCGGACCGCTGGTACGAAGCCGGCGCCCGCTGGCTGTCGCGAAACGCCTTTCGCCCGGCAGCCGACGCCATTGTTCCCACGCTCGGCACCCATGCCGCGGTGATGGGTGCGATCGCGGCGCTGACCACGCCCGGCGATTATGTTGCCTTCGAGCACCTTACCTACTCGCAGATTTCCCGCAGCGCTGGCCTGATCGGCCGGCGGACGGCACTGGTGGCCTCGGACGAGGAAGGCGTCGATCCCGATGATTTCGAGCGCGTCTGCGCGCAAAAACATCCAAAAATGATCTTCCTGATGCCAACTGCGCAGAATCCGACACTGGTGACCTTGTCGGCTGAGCGTCGCGCCGCAATCGCGCGTGTCGCGCGCGAATACAATGTCGTCCTCATCGAGGACGATCTCTACGGCAACCTGACCGATGACCCGACGCCGCTACTCGCCGAATATGCGCCCGAGCAAACCATCGTCGCTGGCGGCCTGTCGAAATCGGTCGCGGCCGGTGTGCGCGGCGGCTGGCTCTCCTGCCCTCCTGCCTATCGCCACCGCATCCGCGTCGCGCACAAGATGATGACCGGCGGCATGCCTTTTCTGCTGGCGGAGGTGAATGCCCGGCTGGTGCTGTCCGGCCAGGCGAGCGATATCCGCAAGGGCTGCATCGCCGAAATTAGCGCCCGCACCGCGATCGTGCGCGAGACTTTGGCCGGCTTTGCGTTCAAGTCACATGACAAGGTGCCCTTCGTCTGGCTCACCTTGCCTGACCCGTGGCTCTCCGGCACCTTCAAGAACGCCTGCCTGGAGCACGGCGTGCTGATCGACGATGAGGACGAGTTCAAGGCTGGCCGCTCCGAACAGGTCTTTCACGGTGTCCGCTTCGGCGTTTCGCAGCCAAGGCAACGCAAGGACATCGTTGAAGGCGTCGCGGTGATCCGTAGGCTTCTCGACGAGGGCCGCGCCGGCTACGACAGCTTCTCCTGA
- a CDS encoding DUF1127 domain-containing protein: MGWRGYVRRLVRVVTSFFLWIDILVERRRGRLALLEMTDDQLKDIGISRCDAHREGIRSLWD, from the coding sequence GTGGGCTGGCGCGGCTATGTCCGCCGCCTCGTGCGGGTGGTCACGTCGTTCTTCCTCTGGATCGACATCCTGGTGGAGCGCCGGCGCGGCCGGTTGGCATTGCTCGAAATGACCGACGATCAGCTCAAGGACATCGGCATATCCCGCTGCGATGCCCATCGCGAGGGCATCCGATCGCTCTGGGATTGA
- a CDS encoding phosphodiester glycosidase family protein: MKTRYLAGLLTVVLVVSLALIWWRSPVRAPLVVGGELPGPCRSLDFEAVPYVVCEIDPRGYDVAVFLKGNDGKAFGSLETFDSAMSEQGRPVLLSMNAGMYHEDLAPVGLLVENGQEVAPLNPADGAGNFFLKPNGVFMIGKDGKAAVMETTAFAAAKPEAMFATQSGPMLVIDGQIHPRFEENGTSRFIRNGVGVRVDGTIVLAISRSQVSLGSFARLFRDALQCPNALFFDGAISALSDGSRMIVGGKFPAGPIIAVTAKR, encoded by the coding sequence ATGAAAACCCGATACCTCGCCGGATTGCTGACCGTCGTTCTTGTTGTTTCGCTGGCTTTGATCTGGTGGCGGTCGCCGGTGCGTGCGCCCCTCGTGGTCGGCGGCGAATTGCCGGGGCCTTGTCGCAGCCTCGATTTCGAGGCGGTTCCCTATGTCGTCTGCGAGATCGACCCTCGCGGCTACGACGTTGCTGTTTTCCTCAAGGGCAATGACGGCAAGGCCTTCGGCTCGCTGGAGACGTTCGACAGCGCGATGTCGGAGCAGGGAAGGCCGGTCCTCCTGTCCATGAACGCCGGCATGTATCATGAGGATCTGGCGCCGGTCGGACTTCTCGTCGAGAACGGGCAAGAGGTGGCGCCACTTAATCCCGCCGATGGCGCCGGCAATTTCTTCCTGAAGCCCAATGGTGTCTTCATGATCGGAAAGGACGGCAAGGCGGCAGTCATGGAAACGACGGCATTCGCCGCCGCGAAACCCGAGGCGATGTTCGCCACCCAGTCCGGCCCGATGTTGGTCATCGATGGCCAGATTCATCCGCGTTTCGAAGAGAACGGCACGTCGCGTTTCATCCGCAACGGCGTCGGCGTTCGGGTCGACGGCACCATCGTGCTGGCGATCTCACGTTCGCAAGTCAGTCTAGGCAGCTTCGCGCGACTGTTCCGCGACGCGCTCCAGTGCCCTAATGCGCTGTTCTTCGACGGAGCCATTTCGGCACTGTCCGACGGCAGCAGGATGATCGTTGGCGGAAAATTTCCGGCAGGGCCGATCATTGCCGTGACTGCTAAGCGCTAG
- the purC gene encoding phosphoribosylaminoimidazolesuccinocarboxamide synthase, whose protein sequence is MKNRRRIYEGKAKILYEGPEPGTLIQFFKDDATAFNKKKHEVIDGKGVLNNRISEYIFNHLNRMGIPTHFIRRLNMREQLIKEVEIIPLEVVVRNVAAGSLSKRLGIDEGTVLPRSIIEFYYKADALDDPMVSEEHITAFGWASPQEIDDVMALAIRVNDFLSGLFMGVGIQLVDFKIECGRLFEGDMMRIVVADEISPDSCRLWDVATQDKLDKDRFRRDMGGLVEAYQEVARRLGIMNENEPPRPAGPVLVASTDGIKGKPH, encoded by the coding sequence ATGAAAAATCGCCGCCGCATTTATGAAGGCAAGGCCAAGATCCTCTATGAGGGACCCGAACCGGGCACGCTGATCCAGTTCTTCAAGGACGATGCAACCGCGTTCAACAAGAAGAAGCACGAGGTCATCGACGGCAAGGGCGTGCTCAACAACCGCATTTCCGAGTACATCTTCAACCACCTCAACCGCATGGGCATTCCGACCCACTTCATCCGCCGGCTCAACATGCGAGAGCAGCTGATCAAGGAAGTCGAGATCATTCCGCTCGAAGTGGTTGTCCGCAACGTCGCCGCCGGTTCGCTGTCCAAACGCCTGGGCATCGACGAAGGCACCGTCTTGCCGCGCTCGATCATCGAGTTCTATTACAAGGCCGATGCGCTCGACGATCCGATGGTGTCGGAAGAGCACATCACCGCGTTCGGGTGGGCGAGCCCGCAGGAGATCGACGACGTGATGGCGCTGGCCATCCGCGTCAACGACTTCCTTTCCGGCCTGTTCATGGGCGTCGGCATCCAACTCGTCGACTTCAAGATCGAATGCGGCCGCCTGTTCGAGGGCGACATGATGCGCATCGTGGTCGCCGACGAGATTTCGCCGGACTCCTGCCGCCTGTGGGACGTGGCGACGCAGGACAAGCTCGACAAGGACCGTTTCCGCCGCGATATGGGCGGACTGGTCGAAGCCTACCAGGAAGTGGCCCGCCGCCTTGGCATCATGAACGAGAACGAGCCGCCGCGCCCCGCCGGGCCGGTGCTTGTCGCGTCGACCGATGGCATCAAAGGCAAGCCGCACTGA
- the purQ gene encoding phosphoribosylformylglycinamidine synthase subunit PurQ → MKSAVVLLPGLNRDRDMIAALTKISGTPPVTVWQTDTEIPDVDLIAIPGGFSFGDYLRCGAIAARMPVMRAVAEKAAKGVTVIGVCNGFQILVEAGLLPGALMRNTSLKFVCRQVKLQITNANTMFTRRYQPGQIIRSPVAHHDGNYFADADTLARLEGEGQVVFRYADGTNPNGSINDIAGIINGQGNVLGLMPHPENLIEAAHGGNDGRALFESALGIAA, encoded by the coding sequence ATGAAATCAGCCGTCGTCCTCCTCCCTGGCCTCAATCGCGACCGCGACATGATCGCGGCGCTGACCAAGATTTCCGGCACGCCGCCGGTCACGGTCTGGCAGACCGATACCGAAATCCCCGATGTCGACCTGATCGCCATTCCCGGTGGCTTTTCCTTCGGCGACTATCTGCGCTGCGGCGCCATCGCCGCGCGCATGCCGGTGATGCGGGCGGTCGCCGAAAAGGCGGCCAAGGGTGTCACGGTCATCGGCGTCTGCAACGGTTTCCAGATCCTGGTCGAGGCCGGCCTTTTGCCGGGCGCGTTGATGCGCAACACCTCGCTGAAATTCGTCTGCCGGCAGGTCAAGCTACAGATCACCAATGCCAACACCATGTTCACCCGCCGCTACCAGCCGGGCCAGATCATCCGCTCGCCGGTGGCGCATCACGATGGCAACTATTTCGCCGACGCAGATACTCTTGCCCGTCTCGAAGGCGAAGGCCAGGTGGTGTTCCGCTACGCGGACGGCACCAATCCCAATGGCTCGATCAACGATATCGCCGGCATCATCAACGGCCAGGGCAATGTGCTCGGCCTGATGCCACATCCCGAGAACCTGATCGAAGCGGCGCATGGCGGCAATGATGGAAGAGCGCTGTTCGAAAGCGCCCTCGGTATCGCCGCTTGA
- the purS gene encoding phosphoribosylformylglycinamidine synthase subunit PurS: MIKARITVTLKNGVLDPQGKAIEHALSGLGFDGVGLVRQGKVFDVELSESDKAKAEADLKAMCDKLLANTVIENYSVTLT, translated from the coding sequence GTGATCAAGGCCCGCATTACCGTCACCCTCAAGAATGGCGTTCTCGACCCGCAAGGCAAGGCGATCGAACATGCGCTGTCCGGACTGGGCTTCGATGGCGTGGGCCTTGTCCGGCAGGGCAAGGTGTTCGACGTAGAGCTTTCGGAGTCCGACAAGGCCAAGGCCGAGGCCGACCTGAAGGCCATGTGCGACAAGCTGCTGGCGAATACGGTGATTGAGAATTATAGTGTGACACTTACCTGA
- a CDS encoding inositol monophosphatase family protein, which yields MTFDDTAIDWLATMLAEAAETEIMPRFRRLGAGDIRQKTSPADLVTEADVNAERLITARLRERYPSAMIVGEEACSDNPALLQGLGDADLAFVIDPVDGTFNFASGMPLFGVMMAVVVKGETVAGIIHDPVGKDWLIGAKGAGSHIKHSYGSLEKVAVAARVPISEMTGSVSWQYMAEPERSRLARNQTKTLSQFAYRCAAHEYRLLASGHAHFVVYNKLMPWDHLAGVLIHAEAGGHAARFDGSAYLPSHIDGGLLVAPDKESWRELRREIWAE from the coding sequence ATGACATTTGACGACACCGCTATCGACTGGCTCGCAACCATGCTTGCCGAGGCAGCCGAAACCGAAATCATGCCGCGTTTTCGTCGGCTGGGCGCTGGCGATATCCGCCAGAAGACCTCGCCGGCGGATCTGGTGACGGAGGCTGATGTGAACGCCGAGCGGCTGATCACCGCCAGGCTGCGCGAGCGCTACCCGTCGGCGATGATCGTCGGCGAGGAGGCGTGCTCCGACAATCCGGCGCTGCTGCAGGGCCTCGGCGATGCCGATCTCGCTTTCGTCATCGACCCGGTCGACGGCACGTTCAATTTCGCCTCCGGCATGCCGCTGTTCGGCGTCATGATGGCTGTGGTGGTGAAGGGCGAGACGGTAGCCGGCATCATCCACGATCCGGTTGGCAAGGACTGGCTGATCGGCGCGAAGGGCGCAGGCAGCCACATAAAGCACTCCTATGGCAGCCTGGAGAAGGTTGCGGTCGCAGCACGCGTGCCGATTTCGGAAATGACCGGCTCCGTTTCCTGGCAGTACATGGCCGAGCCTGAGCGCTCACGCCTGGCGCGCAACCAGACGAAGACACTGTCGCAATTCGCCTATCGCTGCGCGGCGCATGAATACCGCTTGCTGGCCAGTGGTCATGCCCATTTCGTCGTCTACAACAAGCTGATGCCTTGGGATCACCTGGCTGGGGTTCTGATTCATGCCGAGGCAGGCGGCCATGCGGCACGTTTCGACGGTAGCGCCTATCTGCCCTCGCATATCGACGGCGGGCTTCTCGTTGCGCCCGACAAGGAAAGCTGGCGAGAACTGCGCCGCGAAATCTGGGCGGAATAG
- the ttcA gene encoding tRNA 2-thiocytidine(32) synthetase TtcA, which translates to MNILSEPIADVEGGFFPMFADVPSSVEFNKLRKRLLRLTRQAIEDFSMVRPGDRWLVALSGGKDSYGLLALLLDLKWRGLLPVELLACNLDQGQPNFPKHILPDYLNAHGIAHRIEYRDTYSVVTDKLPEGSTYCSLCSRLRRGHLYRIAREEGCSALVLGHHREDILETFFMNLFHGGRLAAMPPKLLNDDGDVMVLRPLSYCSEVDLEKFADAMRFPIIPCDLCGSQEGLQRNAMKAMLDDIEKRMPGRKDTMLRALSNTRPSHLLDRKLFDFASLNETLGERQDNPDDI; encoded by the coding sequence ATGAACATCTTGTCAGAGCCAATCGCCGACGTCGAAGGCGGCTTTTTTCCGATGTTCGCCGACGTGCCGTCGTCGGTCGAATTCAACAAGCTGCGTAAGCGGCTGCTGCGGCTCACCCGTCAGGCGATCGAGGATTTCTCGATGGTGAGACCGGGCGATCGCTGGCTGGTCGCGCTGTCGGGCGGCAAGGATTCCTACGGCCTGCTTGCCCTGCTGCTGGATCTCAAATGGCGCGGACTTCTGCCGGTCGAACTGCTGGCCTGCAATCTCGACCAGGGCCAGCCGAATTTTCCAAAACACATATTGCCGGACTACCTCAATGCCCATGGCATTGCGCACCGGATCGAGTATCGGGACACCTATTCGGTCGTCACCGACAAGCTTCCCGAGGGCAGCACCTATTGCTCGCTGTGCTCGCGCCTGCGGCGCGGTCATCTCTACCGGATCGCGCGGGAGGAGGGGTGTTCGGCACTGGTGCTCGGCCACCATCGCGAGGACATTCTCGAAACCTTCTTCATGAATCTCTTCCATGGCGGTCGTCTTGCCGCGATGCCGCCAAAGCTGCTCAATGACGACGGCGACGTCATGGTGCTCAGGCCGTTGAGCTATTGCTCGGAAGTCGACCTCGAGAAATTCGCCGACGCCATGCGCTTTCCGATCATTCCCTGCGACCTCTGCGGCAGCCAGGAAGGACTGCAACGCAATGCCATGAAGGCGATGCTCGACGATATCGAAAAACGCATGCCCGGCCGCAAGGATACGATGCTCCGCGCGCTATCCAACACCCGACCGTCACACCTGCTCGACCGGAAGCTGTTTGATTTCGCGAGCCTCAACGAAACCCTCGGCGAACGGCAAGATAATCCCGATGACATTTGA
- a CDS encoding Pr6Pr family membrane protein encodes MGRFLQVAGLVIGLAGLVLQFCITIPASMDAGRGFLGSIVFYFSFFTILTNIGAVLVYASLLSPSLYAWLPAFAGPRMRAGVTVSIVLVFLVYATVLAPLEQLQGLFLLCNILLHYVTPVLFVLWWLAAGADGSTRWRDMSWWVLYPLAYLAYALLRAPVAGEVPYPFLNAAKNGWTSVVIWSLAITALFLVLCVVAVLADHGAARIRALNRRPSAPKKT; translated from the coding sequence TTGGGCCGGTTCCTGCAGGTTGCGGGTCTGGTCATCGGTCTGGCCGGGCTTGTCCTGCAGTTCTGCATCACCATCCCGGCGTCGATGGACGCCGGTCGCGGTTTCCTCGGCTCGATCGTCTTTTATTTCAGCTTCTTCACGATCCTGACCAATATCGGCGCGGTGCTTGTCTACGCGTCGCTACTGTCTCCCAGCCTATACGCTTGGCTGCCTGCCTTCGCCGGACCGCGCATGCGAGCGGGCGTCACGGTCTCGATCGTGCTGGTCTTTCTCGTGTACGCAACGGTGCTGGCCCCGCTGGAGCAGTTGCAAGGCCTGTTCCTGCTTTGCAATATACTTCTGCACTATGTGACGCCGGTGCTGTTCGTGCTGTGGTGGCTGGCGGCTGGCGCTGACGGGTCAACGCGATGGCGCGACATGTCCTGGTGGGTGCTCTATCCCCTAGCCTATCTGGCCTATGCGCTGTTGCGCGCGCCGGTCGCCGGTGAGGTGCCCTACCCCTTCCTCAACGCCGCCAAGAATGGCTGGACGAGCGTGGTGATCTGGTCGCTCGCGATCACCGCGCTCTTTCTTGTCCTGTGCGTGGTCGCCGTCCTTGCGGACCATGGCGCCGCCCGCATCCGAGCACTGAATCGACGACCGAGCGCCCCGAAGAAAACCTGA
- a CDS encoding multidrug effflux MFS transporter, which yields MDQPTIAPQSASKLPIPRWEFIALCAALMALNSLAIDIMLPALQQIGASLGVENENHRQYVVTAYILGFGGGQLFFGPVSDRFGRRAPLVAGLVIYVAAAAAAAIAPSFETLLLCRVVQGIGAAATRVIAVSIVRDTFDGRRMAEVMSLIFMVFMAIPVIAPGIGQFIMLFASWHWIFITMAIGALVVSTWSLLRLPETLHPEYRRPLTVSSVLGGFRIVLTNRIALCYAFASTFIFAAMFGFIASAQQIYVDIFHVGEMFPVIFAGVAGVLAFSNYLNSRLVGRIGMRRLSQSALLLFLVISLAWLVVSLEMRMPLWLFIAFFASAMLPFGALGANFNALAMEPLGQLAGTASSILGFMQTFLGGILGTLIGQAFNGTVTPLAAGFCSVSVAALLMILLAERGKMFQPHNPPVSGHVTDLH from the coding sequence GTGGACCAGCCAACCATAGCGCCGCAATCGGCAAGCAAACTGCCCATTCCGCGCTGGGAGTTCATTGCGCTGTGCGCGGCGCTGATGGCGCTGAATTCGCTGGCCATCGACATCATGCTGCCAGCCCTGCAGCAGATCGGCGCCTCCCTTGGCGTTGAAAATGAAAATCACCGCCAGTATGTGGTTACGGCCTACATTCTTGGCTTTGGCGGCGGACAGCTTTTCTTCGGGCCTGTCTCCGACCGCTTCGGGCGCCGAGCGCCGCTGGTTGCCGGGCTGGTGATCTATGTTGCCGCGGCAGCCGCGGCCGCCATTGCGCCAAGCTTTGAAACACTTCTGCTGTGCCGGGTCGTGCAAGGCATTGGCGCGGCCGCGACCCGCGTCATCGCCGTCTCGATCGTACGCGATACGTTCGACGGTCGGCGCATGGCCGAGGTGATGTCGCTGATCTTCATGGTGTTCATGGCCATTCCGGTCATCGCCCCCGGCATTGGCCAGTTCATCATGCTGTTCGCGAGCTGGCATTGGATCTTCATCACCATGGCGATCGGAGCGCTGGTCGTGTCGACCTGGTCGCTGCTGCGGCTGCCGGAAACGCTGCATCCCGAATATCGTCGGCCGCTAACGGTATCATCGGTCCTGGGCGGTTTCCGCATCGTGCTCACCAATCGCATCGCGCTCTGCTACGCCTTTGCCAGTACCTTCATCTTCGCCGCCATGTTCGGCTTCATCGCCTCGGCGCAGCAGATCTACGTCGACATATTCCACGTCGGCGAGATGTTTCCGGTCATCTTCGCTGGTGTCGCCGGCGTGCTCGCGTTCTCCAACTATCTGAACTCGCGCCTTGTCGGCCGTATCGGCATGCGCCGCCTGTCGCAGAGCGCGCTGCTGCTGTTTCTTGTCATCAGCCTGGCGTGGCTCGTGGTTTCGTTGGAAATGCGGATGCCGCTCTGGCTGTTCATCGCCTTCTTTGCCAGCGCCATGCTTCCGTTCGGTGCGCTCGGCGCCAATTTCAACGCGTTGGCCATGGAGCCGCTCGGGCAACTCGCGGGCACGGCGTCGTCGATCCTGGGTTTCATGCAGACGTTTCTCGGCGGCATTCTCGGCACGCTGATCGGCCAGGCCTTCAACGGCACTGTCACGCCGCTCGCAGCCGGTTTCTGCAGCGTGTCGGTGGCTGCACTGCTGATGATCCTGCTCGCCGAGCGGGGTAAGATGTTCCAACCGCACAACCCACCCGTTTCGGGGCACGTCACCGATCTGCACTAA
- the grxD gene encoding Grx4 family monothiol glutaredoxin, giving the protein MSGINDYIDNEVKGNEVVLFMKGTPGFPQCGFSGQVVQILDYIGADYKGVNVLDSAELRQGIKEYSNWPTIPQLYVKGEFVGGCDIIREMFQAGELQTFLVEKGVSVKGAA; this is encoded by the coding sequence ATGAGCGGTATCAACGACTACATCGACAACGAAGTGAAGGGCAACGAAGTCGTGCTCTTCATGAAGGGCACGCCCGGTTTCCCGCAGTGCGGATTCTCCGGCCAGGTGGTCCAGATCCTCGACTATATCGGCGCCGACTACAAAGGCGTGAATGTTCTGGACTCGGCCGAACTGCGCCAGGGCATCAAGGAATATTCCAACTGGCCGACGATCCCCCAGCTCTACGTCAAGGGTGAGTTCGTCGGCGGCTGCGACATCATCCGCGAGATGTTCCAGGCAGGCGAACTGCAGACGTTCCTCGTCGAGAAGGGCGTGAGCGTCAAGGGCGCCGCCTGA
- the rpsD gene encoding 30S ribosomal protein S4: MSKRESAKYKIDRRLGENIWGRPKSPVNKREYGPGQHGQRRKGKLSDFGLQLRAKQKLKGHYGDVSEKQFRKVYEEADRRKGDTSENLIGLLESRLDAVVYRAKFVPTIFAARQFVNHGHVNVNGKRVNIGSYRCKPGDVVEVREKSKQLVIVLEAVGLAERDVPDYIEADHNKMVATFSRIPGLADVPFAVQMEPNLVVEFYSR; the protein is encoded by the coding sequence ATGAGCAAGCGCGAATCCGCGAAGTACAAGATCGACCGCCGTCTCGGCGAAAATATCTGGGGTCGCCCGAAGTCCCCGGTCAACAAGCGTGAATACGGCCCCGGCCAGCATGGCCAGCGCCGCAAGGGCAAGCTTTCCGATTTCGGCCTGCAGCTGCGCGCCAAGCAGAAGCTGAAGGGTCACTATGGCGACGTTTCGGAAAAGCAGTTCCGCAAGGTCTATGAAGAGGCTGATCGCCGCAAGGGCGACACCTCCGAGAATCTGATCGGCCTGCTCGAGTCGCGTCTCGACGCGGTCGTCTACCGCGCCAAGTTCGTGCCGACCATTTTCGCCGCCCGTCAGTTCGTCAACCATGGCCATGTCAACGTCAACGGCAAGCGCGTCAACATCGGTTCGTACCGCTGCAAGCCGGGCGACGTCGTCGAAGTTCGCGAAAAGTCGAAGCAGCTGGTCATCGTTCTGGAAGCGGTGGGCTTGGCCGAGCGCGACGTGCCCGATTACATCGAAGCCGATCACAACAAGATGGTCGCGACCTTCTCGCGCATCCCCGGTCTCGCCGACGTTCCGTTCGCGGTGCAGATGGAACCGAACCTGGTCGTCGAATTCTATTCGCGCTGA
- a CDS encoding DUF1664 domain-containing protein, whose protein sequence is MAEIDGSLIFEVLKSIQSRLDRMDLTLGEVKSELGSIRGHLIATEGDVKNIYGVLARQDGRLEHIERRLDLRELAESQRPYEPK, encoded by the coding sequence GTGGCCGAGATCGATGGAAGCTTGATATTTGAAGTCCTCAAGTCCATTCAATCCCGGCTGGACAGAATGGATTTGACGCTTGGAGAGGTGAAGTCCGAGCTTGGCTCCATTCGCGGCCACCTCATCGCCACGGAGGGTGACGTGAAGAACATCTATGGCGTGCTTGCCCGCCAGGATGGCCGTCTTGAACATATCGAACGGCGCCTAGACCTGCGCGAACTTGCCGAATCCCAGAGGCCTTACGAACCGAAATGA
- a CDS encoding BolA/IbaG family iron-sulfur metabolism protein — protein MAMDAHDIEKLIKDGIPDAKVTIRDLAGDGDHYAAEVVAESFRGKSRVQQHQMVYNALQGNMGGVLHALALQTSVPD, from the coding sequence ATGGCAATGGATGCCCACGACATCGAAAAACTGATCAAGGACGGCATTCCGGACGCCAAGGTGACGATTCGTGACCTTGCCGGCGACGGCGATCACTATGCGGCAGAAGTGGTGGCAGAGAGCTTTCGCGGCAAAAGCCGCGTGCAGCAGCACCAGATGGTCTACAACGCGCTGCAGGGCAATATGGGCGGCGTGCTGCACGCACTGGCGCTGCAGACCAGCGTGCCCGACTAA
- a CDS encoding glutathione S-transferase family protein yields MKLYSRPLSPYSSIVRALAYIKDVPLKIIAPPAGFPIPEEFRAISPLNRIPVLITGSGETIVESVVIAEYLEERFPEPALLPPDSKDRALVRMFARITDLDVLAPTMKLFELHFVPKRNEAEIAAQFARLHHGLAAVEARMAQGPFALGDDISFADAWLTPTRFIFNNFRAMTGHHDLLDAYPKFDAYEQIALQHPALSRVWGEMTDGLKIFLSELEMGAA; encoded by the coding sequence ATGAAACTCTATTCGCGGCCGTTGTCGCCCTACTCGTCGATCGTGCGGGCGCTGGCCTACATCAAGGACGTGCCGCTCAAGATCATCGCGCCGCCAGCTGGATTTCCCATCCCCGAGGAATTCCGCGCCATTTCGCCGCTCAACCGGATTCCGGTGCTGATCACCGGTTCCGGCGAGACGATTGTCGAGTCGGTGGTCATCGCGGAATATCTTGAAGAGCGGTTTCCCGAGCCGGCGCTGCTGCCGCCAGATTCGAAGGATCGCGCGCTGGTGCGCATGTTTGCCCGCATCACCGATCTCGATGTGCTGGCCCCGACAATGAAGCTTTTCGAGCTTCATTTCGTTCCTAAGCGCAACGAGGCGGAGATCGCGGCGCAGTTCGCCCGCCTGCATCATGGACTGGCCGCTGTGGAGGCCCGGATGGCGCAAGGGCCCTTCGCGCTGGGCGATGACATCAGCTTCGCCGATGCATGGCTGACGCCGACGCGGTTCATCTTCAACAATTTCCGCGCCATGACAGGACATCACGACCTGCTTGATGCCTATCCCAAATTCGATGCCTACGAACAGATCGCCTTGCAGCACCCGGCGTTGTCGCGCGTCTGGGGCGAGATGACGGACGGGCTGAAGATCTTCCTCTCCGAGCTTGAAATGGGCGCCGCGTGA